In the Scyliorhinus canicula chromosome 23, sScyCan1.1, whole genome shotgun sequence genome, one interval contains:
- the LOC119956507 gene encoding urotensin-2 receptor-like, producing MEGVGNGQLTRGNLTSNSSLQSQGDTNEILITSLLGATLAIMCVFGIVGNVYTLVIVNHSIKSVGSLYVYITNLALADLLYLFTIPFVVCTYFAKDWYFEEIGCRVLLSLDLLTMHASIFILTIMSVERYRAVAMPLDIRASATCRKVITMAIWLTSCLLTLPMMVMIHLKETTNPTGTAKRICYPTWKPEAYKAYLTILFNTSVLAPGVIIGCLYIRLAQAYWVSGRMMLDIRNRTLKQKVLYMIFSIILAYWACFVPFWVWQLVKLYNYESLRLTPLAHMYVNFFVTCLTYSNSCINPFLYTLLTKNYKDYAMHRSRSSTERVTFKRRRRGSQRAQRSVAQKDTAKATQAEVQGEVSGISI from the coding sequence ATGGAAGGAGTTGGCAATGGTCAACTCACAAGAGGCAACTTGACGAGCAATTCCTCCCTTCAAAGTCAAGGTGATACCAACGAGATCCTGATTACCTCGCTCCTCGGAGCCACTCTGGCCATCATGTGTGTCTTTGGGATAGTGGGCAACGTCTACACTTTGGTGATTGTCAACCATTCAATCAAGTCTGTCGGGTCCCTGTACGTCTACATTACAAACCTAGCACTGGCCGACCTTCTCTATTTATTCACCATCCCATTTGTGGTCTGCACTTACTTTGCCAAGGATTGGTACTTTGAGGAAATTGGCTGCAGAGTCCTGCTCAGCCTGGATCTCCTGACCATGCACGCCAGTATCTTCATACTGACCATCATGAGCGTTGAGCGGTACAGGGCTGTGGCCATGCCATTGGACATCAGGGCTTCAGCAACCTGCAGGAAGGTGATTACTATGGCCATTTGGTTAACGTCCTGCCTTTTGACCTTACCGATGATGGTTATGATCCATTTGAAAGAAACTACCAACCCTACAGGAACAGCCAAGAGAATTTGCTACCCGACCTGGAAGCCTGAGGCCTACAAGGCCTACCTGACCATCTTATTCAACACCAGCGTTTTAGCTCCAGGTGTTATCATTGGGTGCTTATACATACGATTGGCACAGGCCTATTGGGTCTCAGGTCGGATGATGTTGGACATCAGGAACCGTACCCTGAAGCAGAAGGTTCTGTACATGATTTTTAGCATCATCTTGGCATATTGGGCCTGCTTTGTACCATTTTGGGTCTGGCAGTTAGTGAAGCTGTATAACTACGAATCATTGCGTTTGACCCCCCTGGCCCACATGTACGTCAACTTCTTTGTGACCTGTCTGACCTACAGCAACAGCTGCATCAACCCCTTTCTCTATACATTGCTCACCAAGAATTATAAGGACTACGCCATGCATCGGAGCAGAAGCTCGACTGAACGGGTCACCTTTAAGAGGCGGCGGAGAGGAAGCCAAAGGGCTCAGAGGTCAGTCGCACAAAAGGACACAGCCAAAGCGACTCAAGCCGAGGTACAAGGCGAGGTATCGGGCATCAGCATCTAA